In Buchnera aphidicola (Macrosiphum gaurae), the following proteins share a genomic window:
- the pnp gene encoding polyribonucleotide nucleotidyltransferase, with amino-acid sequence MLNPIVRKFQYGQHTITLETGVIARQATAAVMASMDDTAVFVTVVGQKKMHIGQKFFPLTVNYQERTYAAGRIPGGFFRREGRPSENEILTARLIDRPIRPLFPKNFFNEIQIIATVVSVNPQINPDIISIIGASAALSLSGIPFYGPVGAARVGYINNQYILNPISDDMKNSSLDLVVSGTQNAIIMVEAESKILSEEKILGAIVFGHQQQQVVINNIRSLSNEASKLPWVMSYPETNKTLESKIINLFEKDISNAYLIFDKQKRVEKLNNLKDNIIKLFSEENSHIDILEIEDIFQKIEREIVRKRILSNQTRIDGREKDMIRALDVRTGILPRTHGSALFTRGETQSLVSVTLGTSRDAQNLDELLGDRIDNFLFHYNFPPYSVGEIGMVGSPKRREIGHGRLAKRSLLAVMPNLDNFPYTIRVVSEITESNGSSSMASVCGASLALMDAGVPIKSAVAGIAMGLVKEGDKYVLLSDILGDEDHLGDMDFKVSGTEEGITALQMDMKIEGITNEIIHSALNEARLARLHILNVMNQALNQSRSEISEFAPRIHTIKINPEKIKDVIGKGGSVIRMLTEETGTIIEIEDDGTVKISSSVREKAKNAIRRIEEITAEIEVGRIYSGKVTRIVDFGAFVSIGLGKEGLVHISQISNKRVDKVSNHLKIDQMISVKVLEIDRQGRLRLSIKEIDDSVVSNKSINNTII; translated from the coding sequence TTGCTAAATCCAATTGTACGCAAATTTCAATATGGGCAACATACAATCACTTTAGAGACCGGGGTGATTGCTCGACAGGCTACAGCTGCTGTTATGGCTAGTATGGATGATACAGCAGTTTTTGTAACTGTTGTAGGACAAAAAAAAATGCATATAGGACAAAAATTTTTTCCACTTACTGTTAATTATCAAGAACGCACATATGCAGCAGGTCGTATACCTGGCGGTTTTTTTAGAAGAGAAGGACGACCAAGTGAAAATGAAATATTAACAGCTCGATTAATAGATCGACCTATTCGTCCATTATTCCCCAAAAATTTTTTTAATGAAATTCAAATAATTGCTACAGTAGTATCAGTCAATCCTCAGATTAATCCTGATATAATTTCAATTATAGGTGCATCTGCAGCTCTTAGTTTATCAGGAATTCCATTCTATGGTCCAGTAGGTGCTGCTAGAGTAGGTTACATCAACAATCAATACATTTTAAATCCTATTAGCGATGATATGAAAAATAGTTCTTTAGATTTAGTAGTTTCAGGGACACAAAACGCTATCATTATGGTAGAAGCTGAGTCTAAAATACTTAGTGAAGAAAAAATTCTTGGAGCCATTGTATTTGGTCATCAACAACAACAAGTAGTAATTAACAACATTCGTTCTTTATCAAATGAAGCTAGCAAGTTACCTTGGGTTATGTCTTATCCAGAAACAAATAAAACATTAGAATCGAAAATAATTAATTTATTTGAAAAAGATATAAGCAATGCTTATCTTATTTTTGATAAGCAAAAAAGAGTTGAAAAATTAAATAATCTTAAAGACAATATAATTAAATTATTTTCAGAAGAGAATTCACATATAGATATATTAGAAATAGAAGATATTTTTCAAAAAATTGAAAGAGAAATTGTTCGAAAACGTATATTAAGTAATCAAACACGTATTGATGGGCGTGAAAAAGACATGATTCGTGCTTTAGATGTTCGTACTGGTATTTTACCTCGAACACATGGTTCTGCTCTATTTACTAGAGGAGAAACTCAATCTTTAGTTTCTGTGACTTTAGGAACATCTCGAGATGCACAAAATTTAGATGAGTTATTAGGAGATAGAATAGATAATTTTTTATTTCATTATAATTTCCCCCCTTATTCTGTTGGAGAAATAGGAATGGTGGGCTCGCCTAAAAGACGAGAAATCGGTCATGGTCGACTTGCAAAAAGAAGTCTTCTAGCAGTCATGCCCAACTTAGATAATTTTCCCTATACTATTCGAGTGGTATCTGAGATTACTGAATCTAATGGTTCTTCTTCTATGGCTTCTGTTTGTGGTGCTTCTTTAGCCTTAATGGATGCAGGAGTTCCTATAAAATCTGCTGTAGCTGGAATAGCGATGGGTTTAGTTAAAGAAGGAGATAAATATGTGTTACTTTCAGATATTTTAGGTGACGAAGATCACTTAGGTGATATGGATTTTAAAGTTTCTGGTACAGAAGAAGGAATTACAGCTTTACAAATGGATATGAAGATAGAAGGAATTACTAATGAAATTATACATTCAGCTTTAAATGAAGCCAGATTAGCTAGATTACATATTTTAAATGTAATGAATCAAGCATTAAATCAATCTAGAAGTGAAATTTCTGAATTCGCACCGCGTATTCATACTATCAAAATAAATCCTGAGAAAATTAAAGATGTTATAGGAAAAGGAGGTTCCGTCATTCGTATGCTGACTGAGGAAACAGGAACTATCATTGAAATTGAAGATGATGGAACAGTAAAAATATCATCTTCTGTTAGAGAAAAAGCAAAGAATGCTATCCGCAGAATTGAAGAAATTACAGCAGAAATTGAAGTAGGTCGTATTTATTCTGGAAAAGTCACTCGTATTGTTGATTTTGGTGCTTTTGTCTCTATTGGTTTAGGCAAAGAAGGTTTAGTACATATTTCACAAATTTCTAATAAAAGAGTAGATAAAGTATCTAATCATTTAAAAATTGATCAAATGATATCTGTAAAAGTCTTAGAAATAGATCGTCAAGGTCGTTTAAGATTGAGCATTAAAGAAATAGATGATTCTGTTGTTTCTAATAAATCAATAAATAATACTATTATCTGA
- the rpsO gene encoding 30S ribosomal protein S15 — MSLSTLDTKKIILKYGKSEHNSGMTEVQVALLTNQINHLQTHFSEHKKDHCSRRGLLNMVSKRRKLLDYLKRKNISRYTALIEDLHLRR, encoded by the coding sequence ATGTCTTTATCTACACTAGACACAAAAAAAATTATTTTAAAATATGGAAAATCTGAGCATAATAGTGGAATGACAGAAGTACAAGTTGCCTTGTTAACAAATCAAATTAATCATCTTCAAACACATTTTTCTGAACATAAAAAAGATCATTGTAGTCGTAGAGGTCTTTTAAATATGGTATCAAAACGTCGTAAGTTATTAGATTATTTAAAGAGAAAAAATATATCTCGCTATACTGCTTTAATTGAAGATCTACATTTAAGACGATAA
- the truB gene encoding tRNA pseudouridine(55) synthase TruB encodes MFFYKKRSVHGLFLLDKPQGISSNNALQKVKIIFNAKKAGYIGTLDPLATGMLPICFGECTKFAHYLTGSNKRYHVIAKLGEKTSTSDSDGIVIKKRPILFTSYKLDLSIKELIGPIEQIPSMYSAIKYNGIPLYKYARQGVNIERNSRKVTVYDIYSIYQENNLIEFKIFCSKGTYIRTLIDDLGEKLGCGAHVIFLRRLQVASYPYTQLVTISHLYELLNKKNINNFNPFKNIDDLLMPVDSPVSFLPKVHLSSKQSYNFRLGQIVHFCSTIKNSLVRVIEEENKKFIGLGKINMGKLLIPYRLISEFTN; translated from the coding sequence ATGTTTTTTTATAAAAAACGCAGTGTGCATGGATTATTTTTACTAGATAAACCTCAAGGTATTTCTTCTAATAACGCTTTACAGAAAGTTAAAATTATTTTTAATGCAAAAAAAGCAGGTTATATTGGTACTCTAGATCCCTTAGCTACAGGCATGTTGCCAATTTGTTTTGGAGAATGTACAAAATTTGCACATTATTTAACAGGATCTAATAAACGATATCATGTCATTGCTAAATTAGGTGAAAAAACATCTACATCTGATTCCGATGGAATTGTCATAAAAAAACGTCCTATTTTATTTACTTCTTACAAACTTGATTTATCAATTAAAGAATTAATTGGCCCAATTGAACAAATTCCTTCAATGTATTCAGCTATTAAATATAATGGTATACCGTTATATAAATATGCACGTCAAGGTGTAAATATTGAACGTAATAGCAGAAAAGTGACAGTTTATGATATATATTCTATATATCAGGAAAATAATTTAATTGAATTTAAAATATTCTGTTCAAAAGGAACATATATTCGTACATTAATTGATGATTTAGGAGAAAAATTAGGGTGCGGTGCTCATGTTATTTTTTTACGGCGTTTACAAGTAGCTTCCTATCCTTATACTCAATTAGTAACAATTTCTCATTTATATGAATTACTCAATAAAAAAAATATAAATAATTTCAATCCTTTTAAGAATATAGATGATTTATTAATGCCAGTAGATAGTCCTGTATCTTTTTTACCTAAAGTACATCTTTCTTCTAAACAATCATATAATTTTAGATTAGGACAAATAGTACATTTTTGTTCTACTATAAAAAATAGTTTAGTTCGTGTAATAGAAGAAGAAAATAAAAAATTTATTGGTTTAGGAAAAATTAATATGGGGAAATTATTAATTCCATACCGATTAATTTCTGAATTTACTAATTAA
- the rbfA gene encoding 30S ribosome-binding factor RbfA, producing MEKFFNRSLRIAQELQKKIALIIQYSLKDPRIQTIITVSNVQVSQDLSHAQIFVSFLKSYNKLNIKKKIMILNKSSGYIRRLLCKKMRLRIIPNIIFYHDDSCLKGNKISFILENLAKKE from the coding sequence ATGGAAAAATTTTTTAATCGATCTCTTCGTATCGCTCAAGAATTGCAAAAAAAAATAGCTTTAATTATACAGTATTCACTTAAAGATCCGCGTATTCAAACGATTATAACAGTTTCTAACGTACAGGTTTCTCAAGACTTATCTCATGCTCAAATATTTGTTAGTTTTTTAAAAAGTTATAATAAATTAAATATAAAAAAAAAAATAATGATCTTAAATAAATCTTCTGGTTATATTCGTAGGTTGTTATGTAAAAAAATGAGATTGAGAATTATTCCTAATATTATTTTTTATCATGATGATTCGTGTTTAAAAGGAAATAAAATTTCTTTTATTTTAGAAAATTTAGCAAAAAAAGAGTAA
- the infB gene encoding translation initiation factor IF-2 yields the protein MPDISLKVLSNEIKISINELIKELSNIGIVKTPDNYINLLEKNLLLKHLQSKKKYSLDTLVLQRKTRSTLSVSTIGGKNKSIQVEVRKNRTYIKNNKFETQSLLNIKREIKPSIKKILPIEDKEKKIFKKNTINNDKEKKNINNLEKAESNKTDFKSFNLKKLNKEKILKKDEKNKKSKKQVESNSFQLNNKKRIKENAEIWSSHQEEKKDYHLTTFLHARQAEDDNDREVETDKRNHGRVLKNHRQRKNNKNYHNGKYYKEEIRISNRNKKNNKQKNKPVLLRQVFQKPESIVNRDVVISNAISVSDLANKMAIKSAEVVKNMMNMGITGTINHILDQDTAQLIAEEMGHKVIIHRENALEELIMKDRDTGNNVPIIRAPVVTIMGHVDHGKTSLLDYIRSTKTAFHEAGGITQNIGAYHVKTNLGSITFLDTPGHSAFTAMRSRGVQVTDIVVLVVAADDGVMPQTIEAIQHAKEAGVPVIVAINKTDKIDSDIDKVKNDLTKYNILSEEWGGENIFVSVSAKTGKGINKLLNVILLQAEMLELKAVPTGMAEGVVIESFLDKGRGPIATVLVKKGKLNKGDIILCGFEYGRIKALRDASGEEVLSAGPSIPVEILGLSKVPFSGDVVTVVRNEKKAREVASYRKEKSREIKLSNQNRIKSENIFDNIKKDNISELKIILKSDIQGSLEAISGALLKLSTKEVQIKIIGLGIGGITETDASLALASNAIILGFNVRADSSAKKIINSEHLDLRYYSVIYDLLDEVKSAMTGLLSPEYKENIIGLAEVRNTFKSPKFGLIAGCMVIEGIIKRSNPVRILRDNIVIYEGELESLRRFKEDLNEIRNGLECGIGIKNYNDIRIGDIIEVFEVKEVKRIL from the coding sequence ATGCCAGATATAAGCTTAAAAGTTTTATCTAATGAAATAAAAATTTCAATTAATGAGTTAATAAAAGAACTATCTAATATCGGTATAGTGAAAACTCCAGATAATTATATTAATTTACTTGAAAAAAATCTTTTATTAAAACATTTACAATCTAAAAAAAAATATTCTTTAGATACTTTAGTTCTACAGAGAAAAACACGGAGTACTTTGAGTGTTTCAACTATTGGAGGAAAAAATAAGTCCATACAAGTAGAAGTTAGAAAAAACAGAACTTATATAAAAAATAATAAATTTGAAACTCAATCTTTATTGAATATAAAAAGAGAAATTAAGCCTTCGATAAAAAAAATATTACCTATCGAAGATAAAGAAAAAAAAATTTTTAAGAAAAATACTATAAATAATGATAAAGAGAAGAAAAATATAAATAATCTTGAAAAAGCAGAATCAAATAAAACCGATTTTAAATCTTTTAATTTAAAAAAACTGAATAAAGAAAAAATTTTAAAAAAAGATGAAAAAAATAAGAAATCTAAAAAACAGGTAGAATCTAATTCTTTTCAATTAAACAATAAAAAAAGAATTAAAGAAAATGCAGAGATTTGGTCTTCTCATCAAGAAGAGAAAAAAGATTATCATTTAACAACATTTTTACATGCACGTCAAGCTGAAGATGACAATGATAGAGAAGTAGAAACAGATAAAAGAAATCATGGTCGAGTTTTGAAAAATCATCGTCAAAGAAAAAATAATAAAAATTATCATAATGGGAAATACTATAAAGAAGAAATACGTATTTCTAATCGCAATAAAAAAAATAACAAACAAAAAAATAAACCTGTTTTATTGCGACAAGTTTTTCAAAAACCTGAATCTATTGTAAATAGAGATGTTGTTATTAGCAATGCAATTTCTGTATCTGATTTAGCAAATAAAATGGCTATCAAAAGTGCTGAAGTTGTTAAAAATATGATGAATATGGGAATTACCGGTACGATTAATCATATTCTTGATCAGGATACAGCTCAGCTTATTGCAGAAGAAATGGGTCATAAAGTCATTATACATCGAGAAAACGCATTAGAAGAATTAATCATGAAAGATCGTGATACAGGAAACAACGTCCCTATTATTAGAGCACCGGTAGTAACTATAATGGGACATGTTGATCATGGAAAAACATCATTGTTAGATTATATTCGTTCAACAAAAACAGCATTTCATGAAGCTGGCGGGATTACACAAAATATTGGTGCTTATCATGTAAAGACTAATTTGGGTTCAATTACTTTCTTAGATACACCTGGACATTCAGCATTCACCGCAATGAGATCTCGTGGTGTTCAAGTGACTGATATTGTTGTTTTAGTTGTAGCAGCAGATGATGGAGTAATGCCACAAACAATTGAAGCTATTCAACATGCAAAAGAAGCTGGTGTACCAGTTATAGTGGCTATTAATAAAACTGATAAAATAGATTCTGATATTGATAAAGTAAAAAATGATTTAACAAAATATAACATTCTTTCAGAAGAATGGGGTGGTGAAAATATATTTGTCTCTGTTTCCGCAAAAACTGGAAAAGGTATCAATAAATTATTGAATGTAATTTTATTACAAGCAGAAATGTTAGAACTAAAAGCAGTACCAACCGGTATGGCTGAAGGTGTTGTTATAGAGTCTTTTCTAGATAAAGGTCGAGGTCCAATAGCTACTGTTTTAGTAAAAAAGGGAAAATTAAACAAAGGAGACATCATATTATGTGGTTTTGAATATGGTCGTATTAAAGCTTTGCGTGACGCAAGTGGAGAAGAAGTCTTAAGTGCTGGACCATCTATACCAGTAGAAATTCTGGGATTATCTAAAGTACCTTTTTCAGGAGATGTAGTTACTGTAGTTCGCAATGAAAAAAAGGCAAGAGAAGTAGCGTCTTATCGTAAAGAGAAATCACGTGAAATAAAATTATCAAATCAGAATAGAATAAAATCAGAAAATATTTTTGATAATATAAAAAAAGATAATATTTCTGAATTAAAAATTATTCTTAAATCTGATATACAAGGTTCTTTAGAAGCCATTTCAGGAGCTTTATTAAAATTATCTACTAAAGAAGTACAAATAAAAATAATAGGATTGGGTATTGGAGGCATTACAGAAACAGATGCTTCTTTAGCATTAGCTTCAAATGCTATTATTTTAGGATTTAATGTTCGTGCAGATTCTTCTGCGAAAAAAATAATTAATTCAGAACATTTAGATCTTCGATATTATTCAGTGATTTATGATTTACTTGATGAAGTAAAATCTGCTATGACAGGTCTTTTATCACCTGAATACAAAGAAAATATTATTGGTTTAGCTGAAGTGAGAAATACATTTAAATCTCCTAAATTTGGTTTGATTGCTGGTTGCATGGTGATAGAGGGAATAATTAAGCGTAGCAATCCTGTTCGTATACTCAGAGATAATATAGTAATATATGAAGGTGAATTAGAATCATTACGTCGTTTTAAAGAAGATTTAAATGAAATTCGTAATGGATTAGAATGTGGAATTGGGATAAAAAATTATAATGATATACGTATTGGAGACATTATAGAGGTTTTTGAAGTTAAAGAAGTCAAAAGAATATTATAA
- the nusA gene encoding transcription termination factor NusA, with protein MNKEILAVVEAVSNEKSLPREKIFEALEIALATATKKKHEQEIDIRVSINRKTGSFTTFRRWMVVETVTQPTREITLEAACFEGEKVYINDYIEEQIKSVDFDRITTQTAKQVIVQKVREAERAMLVEQFRKYLGQIITGIVKKINRDNIMLDLGNNAEALILREGMLPRENFRPGDRIRGILYGVYPEARGAQLFISRSKTEMLIELFRIEVPEIGEEVIEIKAAARDPGSRAKIAVKTNDKRIDPVGACVGMRGARVQAVSSELCGERIDIILWDDNPAQFVINAMAPADVASIVVDEDHHTMDIAVDTNNLAQAIGRNGQNVRLASQISGWELNVMTTEDLHSKHQEEAHAAFNFFKENLNINENIINVLVKEGFSSLEELAYIPFNELLEIKNLTEDQAKLVREGAKNRLFLIESSKKNSIVKERKTADNLLRINGMNTALAFQLAEKNIFTLEELADQGIDDLTDIKNLNAEQAGLLIMTARNICWFGNNKV; from the coding sequence ATGAACAAAGAAATCTTAGCTGTTGTTGAAGCCGTTTCTAATGAAAAATCTCTCCCACGTGAAAAAATTTTTGAAGCTTTAGAAATCGCATTAGCAACAGCAACTAAAAAAAAACATGAACAAGAAATTGATATAAGAGTGAGTATTAATCGTAAGACTGGTAGTTTTACTACTTTTCGACGTTGGATGGTCGTAGAAACAGTTACTCAACCAACAAGAGAAATTACTTTAGAAGCAGCATGTTTTGAAGGTGAAAAAGTTTATATTAACGACTATATAGAAGAACAGATTAAATCTGTGGATTTTGATAGAATAACAACTCAAACTGCCAAACAAGTAATTGTGCAAAAAGTACGTGAAGCAGAACGTGCAATGTTAGTTGAACAATTTCGCAAATATCTCGGTCAAATTATTACTGGTATAGTTAAAAAAATTAATCGAGATAACATAATGTTAGATTTAGGTAATAATGCTGAAGCATTAATTTTACGTGAAGGTATGTTACCTAGAGAAAACTTTCGTCCTGGCGATCGTATTCGTGGTATTTTATATGGAGTGTATCCAGAAGCTCGCGGTGCTCAGTTGTTTATAAGTCGTTCAAAAACTGAAATGCTCATTGAATTGTTTCGAATAGAAGTTCCTGAGATTGGAGAAGAAGTCATTGAAATAAAAGCTGCAGCACGTGATCCAGGTTCTCGCGCTAAAATTGCAGTAAAAACTAATGATAAACGTATTGATCCTGTAGGAGCTTGTGTAGGTATGAGAGGAGCTCGAGTGCAAGCAGTATCTAGCGAATTATGTGGAGAACGCATCGATATTATTTTATGGGATGATAATCCTGCTCAATTCGTTATAAACGCTATGGCTCCAGCTGACGTAGCTTCTATTGTTGTAGATGAAGATCATCATACTATGGATATAGCAGTAGATACAAATAATTTAGCACAAGCAATTGGTCGAAATGGTCAAAATGTTCGTTTAGCATCTCAAATTAGTGGTTGGGAATTAAATGTTATGACTACAGAAGATCTTCATTCTAAACACCAAGAAGAAGCTCATGCTGCTTTTAATTTTTTTAAAGAAAATTTAAATATAAATGAAAATATTATTAATGTTTTAGTAAAAGAAGGTTTTTCTTCTCTTGAAGAATTAGCTTACATACCATTTAATGAATTATTAGAAATTAAAAATTTGACTGAGGATCAAGCAAAATTAGTACGTGAAGGAGCAAAAAATAGATTGTTCTTAATAGAATCGAGCAAAAAAAATAGCATAGTTAAAGAAAGAAAAACGGCAGATAATTTATTAAGAATTAATGGTATGAATACAGCACTAGCTTTTCAATTAGCTGAAAAAAATATATTTACTTTAGAAGAATTAGCTGATCAGGGAATAGATGATTTAACTGATATTAAGAATTTAAATGCTGAACAAGCTGGTTTATTAATTATGACTGCTCGTAATATTTGTTGGTTTGGTAATAATAAAGTCTGA
- the secG gene encoding preprotein translocase subunit SecG — protein sequence MYLFFLIFFIFVSISLIFFILLQPGKGLNNTIHLNTKNNSKFFSGVGTNNFVTNIIRILSFLFLATSIILCNIHRKKIDSDFFWENDHQKTVTKKHLLNKKILSSDIPN from the coding sequence ATGTATTTATTTTTTTTAATCTTTTTTATTTTCGTTTCAATTTCTTTAATTTTTTTTATTTTACTGCAGCCAGGAAAGGGTCTGAATAATACAATTCATTTAAATACAAAAAATAATAGTAAGTTTTTCAGTGGCGTAGGAACAAATAATTTTGTAACTAATATTATTAGAATTCTGTCTTTTTTATTTTTAGCAACAAGTATTATCTTATGTAATATTCATAGAAAAAAAATTGATTCAGATTTTTTTTGGGAAAATGATCATCAAAAAACTGTAACGAAGAAACATCTTTTAAATAAAAAAATTTTAAGTTCAGATATACCTAATTAA
- the glmM gene encoding phosphoglucosamine mutase, with protein sequence MTFLQYFKTDGIRGKVGINPITPNFLLKLGWSIGTVLGKDKTKKIIIGRDTRVSGSMLQSILEFGILSAGVSTLLANCIPTPAIAYFTKFLNASAGIVISGSHNLFYDNGIKIFYKNGIKITKKIEFSIEQQIQHTFFYSHYTNYGCSNNVINPEKKYIEFCKDTFPKDLNLSKFTIILDCANGSTFNIAPKLFEDLGAKVITVSIHPNGININQNSGSTDIAKLKKIVLLEKADIGLAFDGDGDRVIMVDHLGNRVDGDQIIYIIAKEYLKEKKLKGGVVGTLMTNTGVILALKKLGIPFYATEVGDRNICEKIKEKKWMLGAEQSGHIILLDKHSTGDGIIASLQVLLSMINNNMTLYNLSNRIKLFPQVLLNVFLKKDKNLEQDLKIKNILLRYKNILGKNSRVLVRKSGTESCVRIMVESENYLKAYQLANDIKETIQLL encoded by the coding sequence ATGACTTTTTTGCAATATTTTAAAACAGATGGTATACGCGGGAAAGTAGGTATAAATCCAATCACACCAAATTTTTTATTAAAATTAGGCTGGTCTATTGGAACAGTTTTAGGTAAAGATAAAACAAAAAAAATTATTATTGGAAGAGATACACGTGTTTCTGGATCTATGTTACAGTCTATTTTAGAATTTGGTATTTTGTCTGCAGGTGTATCTACTTTATTAGCTAACTGTATACCTACTCCAGCAATTGCATATTTTACTAAATTTTTAAATGCTTCTGCAGGAATTGTCATTTCAGGCTCTCACAATCTTTTTTATGATAATGGGATAAAAATTTTTTATAAAAATGGAATTAAAATTACTAAAAAAATAGAATTTTCTATCGAACAACAAATACAACATACTTTTTTTTATTCTCATTATACAAATTATGGTTGTTCAAATAACGTTATAAATCCCGAAAAAAAATATATTGAATTTTGTAAAGATACTTTTCCTAAAGATTTAAATTTATCAAAATTTACTATTATTTTAGATTGTGCTAATGGTTCCACTTTTAATATAGCACCTAAACTTTTTGAAGATTTAGGCGCGAAAGTAATCACAGTTTCTATTCATCCCAATGGAATTAATATAAATCAAAATTCAGGATCAACTGATATTGCAAAATTAAAAAAAATAGTTCTATTAGAAAAAGCTGATATTGGTTTAGCATTTGATGGTGATGGAGATCGTGTGATTATGGTAGATCACTTAGGTAACAGAGTTGATGGAGATCAAATAATTTATATTATTGCCAAGGAATATTTAAAAGAAAAGAAATTAAAAGGTGGTGTGGTAGGAACTTTAATGACTAATACGGGTGTGATTTTGGCTTTAAAAAAACTTGGAATTCCTTTTTATGCTACAGAAGTCGGAGATCGTAATATATGTGAGAAAATTAAAGAAAAAAAATGGATGTTAGGAGCTGAACAATCTGGCCATATTATTTTATTAGATAAACACTCTACTGGTGATGGAATTATTGCTAGTTTACAAGTTTTATTAAGTATGATTAATAATAATATGACTTTATATAATTTATCAAATCGAATAAAACTTTTTCCTCAAGTCTTGTTAAATGTTTTTTTAAAAAAAGATAAAAATTTAGAACAAGATCTAAAAATAAAAAATATTCTTTTACGATATAAAAATATTTTAGGTAAAAACAGTCGTGTTTTAGTTCGTAAATCCGGCACAGAATCATGTGTTAGAATTATGGTAGAAAGTGAAAATTATTTAAAAGCTTACCAATTAGCTAATGATATTAAAGAAACTATTCAATTACTTTAA